The following nucleotide sequence is from Anopheles stephensi strain Indian chromosome 3, UCI_ANSTEP_V1.0, whole genome shotgun sequence.
CTCCGTCTACAAAGTATACCCTGCCGTCTGATTTAAtacacttcacacacacacacacacacacgactgTCGACACgccaaaaaccacaacaccGAGCACTCACAACGCAAAAAAGCTAAACCGTGTCTCGTGCGCTGCGGTCGCCATTAAATGCAATAAATGTAGCGGATGTCATCGTGGCGCTGCTGCTCAGGCCGCTCTTCAATCTTTCCCAGCTCATAATTCCCAGTTGATTTTCAGAAACACGAAACACCCTCCGACGGTTGAAAAGACAACACAGAAGAAGAACGACACTAAAAGCCCCCAGCTCAGGCAGAGAGGCAGTGTCCCGCGGCTGCGGGTGGGTCGTAAAATCATGTGTAAATACTCTCATAAAGCTCCGCCAAGATTATCGCCATAATCCGCATTGCTAGAACAGGAatgaatacacacacacagacagacacacagtGCCAGGGAAAACGCGGAACTCACGATGCCGTAAATCGGAAATTCCATTTTCGTTCGCGCCGGGCGCATATTCCTTTGGgcggaaaattgaaaactgtCCTCGTAGCTTCAGGGGGGGGTGAAAATGTGGTGAGAAGGAAGGGTGTGGgggaaaatgagaaaatcaAACATGACACTTTCCGTGGAAGTGGTTGGTGTTGAAATCGATACTATTTAGATTTACTTTGCAGCGTCGGGGCTGGAGGTACAAATTTCGGGAGGACAAAATCCGGGTTTCACTGCTCCATCCTTGGGGTGGTGAAATGATCGTCCTCCCACCAGCCCACCTCCCACCAACCTTAGCACCCCTTAGCAACCGAACCATAACGTTGCTAACTTACGCAAATTGCTTTGTTTTACGTGAAATCGCTATCAGTTTTAGGCTAGAACGGAGGTACTGGGCCACAGCAGCCAGCAGCGGTCGCTCGTCGCTCGTGTTCATTTACTGAAGCAATTTAATGCAAAGCAGGAGACGGTTCCAATTTTCTCGCTCCCGATACCGAGTCCGGAACGGAGTCCGGATCGGGAAGAGTGCGGACGTTTTCGAACCGCATTTTACGACGAGATTCAGTTCGTAAAGTTTGATGTGGTTTGACGCTGGCGAAGGTGGCGGATCAATGTTCCGAAGCGAATCGATGCAAAAACTCTCATTTGTCCGCCGAGTCCCCGTCGTAGGTTCCCCATCCGCAAAAAAAGACAGACCACAAAAATCGGATCCCGTCGTCGTGGGTCATAACCGCGTGAATAGTACGTGCCGCGTTCGATAGACACTTTGACACGCCACCGTGTGGGTGTGATTTGATCCTtcgcccccaaaaaaaaaaaccccccaaaaacccaAGCGACTTAAGAATTCTGACTTTTTGAGGTTATGTGGCTAACAAAATCAAAACGAGCATCGTCGCACACCCAAAACGCACGTACCCGAATGCTGGCTGTGAGACGGTTCCGTTTTGACGCACTCCTCCGCTCAGGGCAGCGTGACTTCTTGGCAACAAAAATTATCACCGTCCGAACAGCACGCCGCAAGCGAGCGGTGGGGTAGGAAACGCTTTCGACACTTTGCGGCCATATTGAAGTTAAGCCAACCCGTACACTTTAGACTTTAGACACGAGGAACAAACAAATCTCACGCCTGCTCGCTGCCCGGGGAAAACTTGCATAACGAAACGCAAGGCATTGCCATTTTCCGGACTTTTCACGCCACAGGATCAGTGCTGATTTTCCGAACCCTGGCACCGACGCTACGTGACCGGAAgcgttggctgctgctgctgcttttgcttGTGGTGAACGTGGATCAAGAACGCCGGCAAATTGAATGTGCGAAGGCGTAACGTTGTGGCGAGAAAATCCTCGAGCGCTCTCGCACGGACTCGATTGCAGCACGCAGGAATTTGATTTCAGgggtctttttttgtttcggaagaAATTGAGAAATTTGCACATGCATTGATCGTGGTTTTTGTgaagttggttggtttttctgtttgttggtTAGTTGGAAGGTATACAGACAGATATTGCAGAGAGTTCCTACGCGGTTTCTTCAAGGAATAAAAAAGGTTGAGGAATCTTTGAAGTTAAAGTTTATGCAGAATAATTCTTCTTTGATTTGAACATATAAAGATTTAAACAGTTTGACTATTACAAGCTTGAAattatcaataaattcttttaCAACAATGTTAACACTCCTTCCTTTCTCTTCTTGCTACTCCACAGGTTCCGAAGCCCACCCCAGACAAGAGCAAGAAAACATGGGGCCAGCGTCTCAAGCTTAGCAAGCCATCACCCACGATCGAAGACAAGCAAAACGGTTCGCACAACGGACCCACCGGCGCCGGTTCTGCCCTGGTACCGTTCGGTACCCGTGGCTATGACCCGTCGCTAGACTTCACCAGCAACGGTCCGGGTTCGCTCTCGAACGGCACCAACGCGTCCACACACTCCAATGTGCAGCAGCTGGCCACGATGAAGTACGCGGAGACTTGGGTGTACGGGACGGTGCGCGGTATGCCACCGCCCCTGGCCATGTCACCACACCATCCACATCATCCCCACCTGTCCGCGATGTACTGTCCGGCACCTCCACCACCGGAAGTGGCCGTACTGATCTGTTGCTGCCCGGAGTATCTAACCGGCACGAAGCGTGAAATCAAAAAGGCTAGCGTGTGCAAAAAGTGTAAGGGATCTCGGCTACCGCTGGCTCCGATCGGTGGCACGGTACGTCTCACGTCCGGTGCCACCTATcttgcaccaccaccgatccGCTCCAGCGCTGGGACGGTAAAGCTGGCCTCAACGTACGGCAAAAAGGCTCGCCCAACGATTCTGGGCAATGGCAATCCGGATCCGTACGATTTTATGCGCCGTTCGAGATTAACGCAACCGACGGAgagtagtggtagtggtagtgggGCATCGAAGTCGGTCAAGAGTAGTCTGAAAGAAAAGCTAAGAGGACGGGCAAAGAGTACAAGTCCTTCGCGTGGACGCAGCGGGAGTACGTCCGGAGGGAAGCGTGGCTCGGCAGCAAGATCTCCGTCACCGTCACTGAGCAAGAATGGATCACGTGTTGGAGGTCGGAACAGTGGTAAGATGGAGCAATCGTTCCAGGACTGTTGGGTTGGAGAACCGGAACGTGATGCAGAGCTGCTGGAGGACGGACCATCACCGACTGCCAATAGCTCAGCCGGCCAGAATCGCAAATCGATCCTCCGGTGTGACGTTAACCCGTACGATCTGATCTCGCTGAGCGGTCTCGGTGGTTCCGCCGGTTCGGGTGGCATGCTGAGCGAGTTCTCACCGGACGGGGACGAGTTTGATCTGCACTCGCAAAAGTACGAAAACATCCTCGACACACTGTACGCGAACCGGTACAACCCGCCGGCAAACGCTATCGCGGCAATCAATGGCCAAAGAATCAAGCTGTTCGATGACTCGGGCACCAGCGTGTCCGGTGCGCCCGTGTACGACGATGTCGACGAGTTTGTGTACGATCCGGTCGAGATACCGGTCACGGCGGAGCTGGAAGCGAACGGCACGGAGCAGCCCCCACCGGTGGGGTCCGGTACACCCGAACGGCCGCCGCGCTCGAAGAAGCCGGATGTGGTAACCAAAGAAGACGACAGCCGACAGTCGCTCCCGTCGTCACCGATCTCAACCGATCCGGCGGTGGCGCAAAGTGCAATAAAATCGATCCTCAAACGGCCGTCCTCAATGTCATCAGCGGTGCCACCGTCCGGGACGGTGGAGAAGGACACGAGCTCTAATCCGGGGTACGACACTATCCGGCTCAACCACACGCTGGTGCAACGTCTGACGAAGCTCACGACGAACGGCAGCGGTACGGAGGAGGGATCCACATTCGGGAAGAATGGCACCATCAGTGCTAGGAGCCTTAGCGACAAGCGGATCTCTGGCTCACAGTTTTATCTCCCCACGCCGTTCCCTGTGGTGGCGGTTACTACTGCCGATAGTTCGCCGGACTCTGGCCAATCCACAACATCGGCCAGTGGCCGGAAGAAGGTTCATTTTTTGGTCGAAAACGAGATCATTCACGACGACGATCGACTGTTTGCTCAGATGCTTTTTACCGAGGTATCGCCAGCGCTGGAATCTACTGTGGTAATCACAAACGGAGCTGGGAAGGGCGAATCCGAAGCGAAAGATTCACCCATGAAAAGTACGGAGCTGCAGACATTCAGCAGGAAGGAGCCGTCGCCAACGAACGAAGTGTCGTCGTCGGTGGAGACTGAAGCACCTGCCAAAGTGATCCTACTGCCGGCAGCACTCTCGATTGCGACGAAGACTTCCAATGGCACTAATGAGGGTAAGTTTGTCTCCAGCCAAGAAGCTTACTAAGAGAATCCTTGGTTGTTGCTAATGATTAGCAGTTCATTTGACGCTACTCCAATATCTCGCTAGGACTGGGAAGGGTAAAAGCCGAAGAGAAACTTAATGTCAATATTCCAATTAGCAGTACAGAGCTGGGAGCATCCTATAAGGCTTTCTCGTCTAGGCATTTCTTAAATCCTCTCGTTATCCTCTGTAACGCTTCCGATTGATTCTGATTCTGTAACTCGAGCAAAAGTTCTTCACCCACTTTCAACGAGCAAATATTTACCAGCAGTTCAAGAAAGCTTCAGtcggaagaaggaaaagcaacCACATCGACACTCTAAGCTAGTCAGCCCTTCGATTAATTTCAAACATAACAcaaacttacacacacacacttcgtAAAAAGCACTTCGTTATCATTCGAAGCTACCACATTCGATGCTCATCCGGTGATATGGAATTGAGGCCAAAGTGATCGAATAAACCAACCCATCCAGAAATCCGATCAAGGGCTTCTTTTGCCAGTTGCCGGCACAGGAACTATGACTAATTGGATAATTTACACCTATGACACCCTCTCTTACGGGGGGGGAAAACCAGAGTGAAAACTAGAGTGAGAATGGGCACGTCCTTTAGGCATCAATGTCGATTTGGTTTCGAGGTTGATTGAATGATTGGCAATTAGTGTCGGCcggagcagctgctgctgaatgTCGGATGTATTTGGATCGACTGTCAGTTGTTGTGGCTGGCCACAGGAGTCAGATTTATTTTTGGGTTAGATTTGTGCTTATGACCTGAATTTTACTCCATGGCAAATATTGTCAGAAATTGGTCAGAAATTTGTTTAACCTCACAAAGTGTAGCAGTCTACTGTTGCTACTGGACAGTGGGACATCTTGTAGGACATCAAAATTGACAGCACGCTGTTGACGTTTCGGTTAGGGGCGATAAGTATCTTTGTTATTGTTATGCATACATTCAAAGTGTACTGGAGCCCtcaattgaaaattaaaaatcttAATTTATTATGAGTCTCAAGTCTCAAGACTCTATTTGATTAATTTCTTACCCACTCCACAACTCAGTTGCTTTTAATCACAATAATAGCCTTAAATTAAGCATTGATAACATTTTGAATATTCAAATGCTTCTTCGCCGATTAAAATAATTCACATCCGAGCAAACACGGGCCATAGTGGAAACCCAGAATCGATCGATGTGTTCCGTTGTCCACGTGGTCTTTTTACGAccatcaccaaccaccacaGCGGTACATGTTTCTTCCGGAATGGTGAGCTTTGGCTTTACCCAAAAACGCCCGTTAGCTGCCGGTGAAAGTCCGTCCGAACGGAACGATCGGTCCACAAATTCATTAATTCGTGCTGTTAGTGTCGGGTTCCTCCTGAGCCAGCGGGATTCCAACGATTCCACAACTGCAGCGCTACTCCGGTACTCCAAACTCCGGTAGCTGAAATTGATTCGACATAAAATAAATGTCGCCCCATTATGCTTGTCATTTTTCCCGCACATGTTCGGGTTTCGGCACAATATTTGCATTGTCCCACGTCTGGGCGCAAGATGTGCAGTACTCGcactcggtcggtcggtgcgaTGCGGTTCTTCAGCGCGCCAAAATGAGCACCGGTGCTCGGAACGACGCCAGCTACTGCAACTGGGGCGGGTATTGGTCTGGCCCGACCAACCGACCTCCGACGGACGATTGATGTTATAGTCCGCTGAACTTGATGGCCGCTAATTATATAGAATTAGAGTTTATGCTAATCCAGCGCCGACATGGATCCGCTTCGGGCGTTCCCATTATTCGGAGGAATGACAGGTGTGCGCCGTTGCGTGTGCGTGACGCGAGCGGACGATGGTCGCACCGgtcatcgcacatcgccgtaCCGGTTGGAGTGCGCTTGTACAAGATGGTGCGATTAATCGCTGCAGTGGTTTTTAGGGGGGGGAGTGCTATTTTGTGCCAAATCGATGCACTCGATCGATTTTTGGTTTTCGGTGTCCAAACGATCCGGATCGCTTACGCGAATCCCCCATGCGCAATCGTGCTCAGCGTTGCGTGCTTTGGAGGTTTGACGATGTGTTTTTGGAGTTGAAATTGAATATGCAATCAGGGGTACTTACTTGAGCTTCGTCAGCAGCTCGATTGTTTAGAGTGTTTTGATGCGTTagagtttaaaaattattttagatCTAAAATCAGTAAGTCTCTCACGAAATGTTACGAATTCTGATCAAAACTGATGCAGATAAAGTGTTTTCTATCTTGTAGAGCCTTGCTCTCGGATTACCACAATTTTCATACGCTATTTGTTGTGCGCCTTAAGGAATGAAAACAATTGAACCCAGCAACCAGCTCAAGGTAATCTGTTTGACCTACTCCATctttagagaaaaaaaaatggaaaacataaTCCTCAAATGGCTTTACTCGGCAGCGAACCCCCCCCAAGGAGGCAGTTTCTGTacactgcaaaacaaaaggccCCCCACAACTGACAGCACCCGGGTCCGATAAGCCATTGATCCTTGTTACGATAAATCCTTGACCTTTTTAAGGCCAGGCGTTCCCCTTAGCTTTACGGCAGCCAGCAAAGAGGTCAGAAATCATTCCCAAGTAAAATCTTCCGGAACGAACCAAACCTCGAAAACTCGCCTCGTTTTGAAAGCTCAACCAGAACGGACCGACACGGGCTGGGATTCCTTGGGGGGAAAACCCCGGGAGGGAAAAGATTGGAAAATTTGCCTATCACACTCCCAAACACCCAGCTGGGTAAAAGTCGGAGAAGGATGAAAAATTTGTCGAAATTATTTGCACCGCAACATACGGTCCTGTTGTTGCCCAGAAAGCCGTCGTTTTGTTGTGCGATGCCGGGTAAGAAGTGTCCCGGGATTTCTGGCtaccattttattttattttttggaatGGAGAAGGCTTTTCCGAGGCTGTTCTTCAACTTGGGAAAAGTGAAATTATGGCAAATATTTTACGTCCCATCTGCCCATACGTCCTCGGCAGCCTTCGGAGTATCCTCACCTGATGGGGATGAATGCCCTCGGGAGTTTTTGGGGAAAATCCTAAGGGTGAAACGAGATTTTTGCCAGCTTTTTGAAGCATTCGCATAAATCACGGGAAggcgaaagaaataaaataacatgATTGGGACACATCCGACCGATTCCGACCGTCCCTGTTTCAATGTCCCCGTCTTCtggtgtgtgtgggatgtgaCATTGTAGTTGTAAAGTTACAAGTAGCAGAACTCGTTTCTAGGGGTTCCGTTTTCTCGCCCGAACGATTGTGTGATGCCAAATGTGTTCGATAGATCGAAATGGTGCGATTTGGGTTGTACCGGAGCAAATCCCCGTTGCAACTATGAAACAACATACGATGAACGGAACAACAGGGAACGGGAGCAACTATCCAAAAAGGGGTGCCTGATTTATGCGAAACCCGTACACCCTCGATTGCGGAGTGATCGGAAGTGGTGCTGCAAAGTACGAGTATTTACATATGAGCTTTGATTACGATTCGCTCCAGCCCCACGGTAAGGGTGGAAACGCATCCGTGCCGTGAACTTTTGTACCGTGTATGGCAAGTGTACAGGAGCAGCGCCCGAATGAACACGATACAAACGCCGGGACGACAATTCCTTGCGGAGATAAGCTCGCAGGAAACGAATGGGAAGACGTACCCCTTGGTACTTCTCGTGCTTGCCGGTGAAGATAGCGATAAGGAATTCGACAAACAAACGTTTGTCTTCGGAACGACCTTAACGAAAAGCGGGTGCGGGTGCTGGTACCCGATTATTGTTCGCGTTGTCACCAAGTGGAACGGAGAGGAGAAGCAGAGGAACACACGCTGCTCCTTATGGTTGTTGTAAGGCCGGAAAAGCTGGTTGGTTCGTGCTTTTCATCATTGCAACGGAATGCTCGACGGATTGTTTTCATCGCTCGTTGGTCGGGGTTGAGGTtggggagaaggaaaaactttttcctacACTCACTCGCACCAGTTACCAAGACACGAATCGGTGGTAGTGTTGGAATAGTGTAAAGCTGAAAAAAGATCGTACCGAGCTGAACCGGAAAACTGGGGGCACGATTTGTACTCTATCGCGATGCACAATTTTCCATTGCACAGCAGTTGTGGTGGGTGTTGAATGGGTTGAAAAGAAGAGAGAGGAAGGCGGGGAGGAGAGAAAGGAAGACACAAGCTGTAAGGATGTCACTGGATGCTGGGCTACATTGTTACTTGTGACGCTGCCTTGTATTGAGatgttatgatttttttttaaatttaaattaggtGCAATGGAATTTGATGGGATTTGGACCCCGGATCTGAGTCTGTTTTACATCTCctgttattaaatttatttctccACAGATCTTTAAAGAGGATTTTCTATAAAAACCTGTCCAAATATATTATCCCTATAGGTAGGATTTCCTAAAACTGACCACCTGTAAGCCTCCTATACGTTTTCAAAATTCATAACACAGCCGTCAACAAAACAACCCAGCGAAAAGCTGTTGGCAACACAGCGTTAAAGTTTATAGCGGGTTGCATTTCCAGCTAACCTGCCAAACACCTGCGACCAGTCTCATTACTGCTTGTCGCTGTATCGAACCCATTCGCACTGTGGCACGTGCTCATTATTCATTCATCAAATTTGTTCACTTTCGGTTCGTGGGAGCTCTGGGTTGGCCTGGCCGGTACGAAAAACCCCTTTTCACACAAACCGAGTACCCATTTCGAACCGGATATTGGAACACGTTTTCCCGCTTCCGGAACAGTAAGGGGATCCCGAAGCGACAGGGTTATGTGACACGGCAGCGGTGGATCCCTTCACTCACTCCTTCGCAGCAATTGTGCCGCAGGTCAATCACAATATCCTGCAGCCGTGTTAGGGTGCCGGTGCAGTAAATGTCGTTTCGCTCCAATAAGTCCGAGAGGTACAAATCAGCAGCAAACATTAGTCGCCGGAGTAGTAGATGGTGGCAGTAGTATTAGTTCTGCCCTGTACTGCAGTGCAATCGGAATTGACCCGGAACGAGCACGGGAAGCTGTCGAGCGGCTGGGTCGATATTGGTGTGGTCTAATTAATGTTACTGATTTCAGCATATCGACTGGTGTGCGGAATTGGAACTGAATTAGTAGGGGAAGAGAATGGGGAGGgctaaaattgaaataatgtTTGGTGTCTAACAGCTTCCGTTTTCCCGTGTTTCTACCATTGCAGAACGTACCAAACCGAGTGCGGTCGCAACGGTGTTCCAACGACGAACCGGCCCCGTTCGACGGAGCTTTAGTGACAGATCGTCACCCACCAAGACGAATGGGTACGAAGGGCGCGAATCGAACGGAACCGGCCCCGGCGTTGATCAGTTCAACGATACGATGGCGCTGCGTGTGAGAGCCTTGCGAACTGATTCTCGCACAGCTTTTGAAGATGAAACAGCTTCTTCAACGtcatcgtcctcctcgtcgGAATCTTCCATCGGTTCCGTCGCTTCGCTGCTGTTGGCAGTTGGGCAGAGTGGTAAAGCCCGGCCAAAactaccaccacctccaccacctccGCTGCAACTCTCGTCGAGCGTTGGTAAAACGACAGCAACATCACCTTCACCACCACTCACGAATGGGACACACGCAAACACCACCGCCAGCAACAACGTGTACGAGGATTTTTGCTTCGGCCTGATGGCGGGCGTCAGGCGTTCGAGTAGTGATCGGAGCAGCTCCACCTCGACCTCTTCCCGTACGGTGGTACAGGTGCTGGCCAGCTCGTCCGCATCCCCGTCACCAATCTCGTCGGGCGCCGCCATCCACCGGCTCGAGATACGTCACGATCCGGAACCGGAGGAGGAGCACTATCAGAAGAAAACGTCCATCATGATCACGGGCGACGATTGCTACTCGACCGTGAACGTGGACGGGGCTAGTGATACACCGATCTATCAGTCGTCGGTGGTGGTAAACGATGGGAGTGCCCTATGCTCACCGGCCAACGAGATACGTCAGACGGCTTCCAACACGATCACTATAAGCGTGAGCTCACCGACGTCGACGCTGGAAAGCCGGGGAAGCAAGTCGTCAAGTCGGTTGGATTCGCTTGGGAGAGATAGCTCTGGGAAGGGAGATGATCTTGCGATGAAGAACTCCGATGGGAAGAGTGAGCAAGCTACGAATGGAACGGTAGTTTCGATGGGAAAAGGAGATGAGGTCATGACCATCACTACCGGAACGTCCATTATTCCTATCGGAGGAAGTAGCGTTACTGGCAGCAATGGTCGCACTTTGATCAATCTGGATTTTAGTGAGCAGAGCAAGACAGGTCCCTCATCCTCCGACAACGATCCTCCCTCACAGTCAGCCAAAACACCCGACAGTATCACACCGATCGCACAAGTTCCTAGTGAAAGCAAAGACTCCAAAGATCCACCGAGTGCGCGTGAAGATGGCGATCACGACCCACCGCAACAGGTGGCCGTCAAACAGTGCCTGGTGGACCTTACGCCGACACCGGTTGTGCTTCGGCGATCGATCAAACCTTCTGCCGAACCATCCGCCACCAGCTTACAGGCGAAGGTGTGCCGGAACAGCTTTATCGCCAAGCTGCTAGAAGATCCCTCCCTGAGCCAGCTGTCCGAAGGGCTGGACTACGATCTGATCGCAAAGCTGATCGAAAACTCACTGCTCCGACTGAAGGAATCACGCAACGGACTGGACATGAGCGGTACCAAAGACGAAGACGACGTGTCGAAGATGATCGAACAGTCGCTGCTGAAGATACAGGAGGAACGCACCAAGTTGGCCAACGCATCGACGCAGTCACCGTCGGCGGTGAAGCTACCGGAGATCCAGAACGGTAGCAAGCGGAGCAGTGTTAGCTCGGGCAATAGCTACGGCTCAGCAGCCGCGTACGAGCTGATGGAGTTCGATCAGTTGGGTGATCTGAGCGATTGCTATCAAAGCTGCAGCAGTGATCTGACGGTGGACGATGACGCGAACTCTTCCCGCAGCAAGTTCTACCAGATGCTGATAGACGCGACCCTCTCGGAGATCGAAATCAACACGAcgaacgatgatgacgatcatCATTACGAATCGATCCGACTGAACGGGGATCCGATCTACGAGGAGATCAACGACATACCGCCACCCTTGCCACTGACAGCTCCACCGATCGATGACGTGGATCTGGAGAAGCAACGGAACGCACGGTCCATCTTCGAGGGTGCCTCAAAGTATGACATCCTTTCGTACCTGGTGGACGCTAAAGAGCGCGGCATCGTACAGGAGGATGGCACGTACGGGTTCCAGTTCGGTGCGGCCGGTGATGACATTATCCTGGAGGAGGAAGAATCCGAACCGATCACCGAACTGCGACACCATCAGCGACAGATATCGGACATCAGCAGTCGGCTGAGTCACCTTTCGGGCATTAGTGATTCAAGCGAGGACACATCGCTCTCGCCAGCGACGATCGGCAACGGTGGCAGAAGCAGCAAAGCGTCTGCCGAGATCGAACGCAACGATTCGGGCGTTGGATCGGAAACGAGCAAAACGTCTCGCAGTCGGTGGCAGAATCCGGCGTCCGCCTCACTGCTCACCAAGATCACACCGATCCACCTGTGCGAAGATTGTGACGGTCCGGTAGAAACGCAAGTAACCGAGTCGGGCGTCATGTACGCACCGCTCGTGTGTCGCAAGTGTGGCAAGAAGCGAGCCGAACGGAAGGAGATCATAACGGAGATCGTCGAGACGGAGGAAAAGTACGGACGGGATCTGCAGATCATACTCGAGGAGTTCTACCAGCCGATGCTGGTGGCCGGGCTGCTGAACCAGGATCAGCTCTCTGCAATCTTTTTGAACGTGGAAGAACTGCTGGAGAACAATCAGTTCTTGGCCGAGCGGATGCGCGATGCGCTGGACATCGCGAACGAGCAGGGCGACGACGACCTGCTGACGGTGAACATCGGCAAGATCTTCCTGGAGGCGGCCCCAATGCTGCACGCGTTCGAGAGCTACTGTGTGCGGCAGGGTGCGGCCAGCCTGCTGCTAGCGAACctcgagaaggagaaggaactGCTGCGGATCTTTCTCCGCGTGTCCCAGATGGAAAATGCCGTACTGCGGCGAATGAATCTCAACTCGTTCCTTATGGTAGGTCGTGGGATGCTCGAGATGTACTTGGAAGCGATCATGTCTAATTGatactgttttcttttagGTCCCGGTGCAACGTGTCACCAAGTACCCGTTGCTGCTGGCCCGCCTCTACAAAGTTACTCCGGCCCATCTGGAGGGTAAAGAATTGCTGAAGCAATCGCAGGAAAAGATTGAACTGCACCTAAACCACATGAACCGGGAGGCGAAGGATGTACCGACGAAGCTATGGCGTCGGATCTCCTCCTC
It contains:
- the LOC118512694 gene encoding platelet binding protein GspB — translated: MAKVSHLPMRRYPTDQPSAVNVDPINFYPPANATHHRVPKPTPDKSKKTWGQRLKLSKPSPTIEDKQNGSHNGPTGAGSALVPFGTRGYDPSLDFTSNGPGSLSNGTNASTHSNVQQLATMKYAETWVYGTVRGMPPPLAMSPHHPHHPHLSAMYCPAPPPPEVAVLICCCPEYLTGTKREIKKASVCKKCKGSRLPLAPIGGTVRLTSGATYLAPPPIRSSAGTVKLASTYGKKARPTILGNGNPDPYDFMRRSRLTQPTESSGSGSGASKSVKSSLKEKLRGRAKSTSPSRGRSGSTSGGKRGSAARSPSPSLSKNGSRVGGRNSGKMEQSFQDCWVGEPERDAELLEDGPSPTANSSAGQNRKSILRCDVNPYDLISLSGLGGSAGSGGMLSEFSPDGDEFDLHSQKYENILDTLYANRYNPPANAIAAINGQRIKLFDDSGTSVSGAPVYDDVDEFVYDPVEIPVTAELEANGTEQPPPVGSGTPERPPRSKKPDVVTKEDDSRQSLPSSPISTDPAVAQSAIKSILKRPSSMSSAVPPSGTVEKDTSSNPGYDTIRLNHTLVQRLTKLTTNGSGTEEGSTFGKNGTISARSLSDKRISGSQFYLPTPFPVVAVTTADSSPDSGQSTTSASGRKKVHFLVENEIIHDDDRLFAQMLFTEVSPALESTVVITNGAGKGESEAKDSPMKSTELQTFSRKEPSPTNEVSSSVETEAPAKVILLPAALSIATKTSNGTNEERTKPSAVATVFQRRTGPVRRSFSDRSSPTKTNGYEGRESNGTGPGVDQFNDTMALRVRALRTDSRTAFEDETASSTSSSSSSESSIGSVASLLLAVGQSGKARPKLPPPPPPPLQLSSSVGKTTATSPSPPLTNGTHANTTASNNVYEDFCFGLMAGVRRSSSDRSSSTSTSSRTVVQVLASSSASPSPISSGAAIHRLEIRHDPEPEEEHYQKKTSIMITGDDCYSTVNVDGASDTPIYQSSVVVNDGSALCSPANEIRQTASNTITISVSSPTSTLESRGSKSSSRLDSLGRDSSGKGDDLAMKNSDGKSEQATNGTVVSMGKGDEVMTITTGTSIIPIGGSSVTGSNGRTLINLDFSEQSKTGPSSSDNDPPSQSAKTPDSITPIAQVPSESKDSKDPPSAREDGDHDPPQQVAVKQCLVDLTPTPVVLRRSIKPSAEPSATSLQAKVCRNSFIAKLLEDPSLSQLSEGLDYDLIAKLIENSLLRLKESRNGLDMSGTKDEDDVSKMIEQSLLKIQEERTKLANASTQSPSAVKLPEIQNGSKRSSVSSGNSYGSAAAYELMEFDQLGDLSDCYQSCSSDLTVDDDANSSRSKFYQMLIDATLSEIEINTTNDDDDHHYESIRLNGDPIYEEINDIPPPLPLTAPPIDDVDLEKQRNARSIFEGASKYDILSYLVDAKERGIVQEDGTYGFQFGAAGDDIILEEEESEPITELRHHQRQISDISSRLSHLSGISDSSEDTSLSPATIGNGGRSSKASAEIERNDSGVGSETSKTSRSRWQNPASASLLTKITPIHLCEDCDGPVETQVTESGVMYAPLVCRKCGKKRAERKEIITEIVETEEKYGRDLQIILEEFYQPMLVAGLLNQDQLSAIFLNVEELLENNQFLAERMRDALDIANEQGDDDLLTVNIGKIFLEAAPMLHAFESYCVRQGAASLLLANLEKEKELLRIFLRVSQMENAVLRRMNLNSFLMVPVQRVTKYPLLLARLYKVTPAHLEGKELLKQSQEKIELHLNHMNREAKDVPTKLWRRISSSSPGRRLSCELDMINIKLRKMAVDVLEWNHEEVRFAIEGRLLFTQPNDGNWKKSRTIKLTSINALLVTNGKPTASYKADRALSETLSFPRHTGIREASLLLVREKGGRYTLLREPLFLDRCIVCSEHDWEDYFEVQEILSKESFIFKAEDGTKTKQWYAQLQYHSQGMGTWRKRRNALANIMINGMMTRT